A portion of the Mustela erminea isolate mMusErm1 chromosome 19, mMusErm1.Pri, whole genome shotgun sequence genome contains these proteins:
- the MTSS2 gene encoding protein MTSS 2 isoform X2 has product METAEKECGALGGLFQAIVNDMKSSYPIWEDFNSKATKLHSQLRTTVLAAVAFLDAFQKVADMATNTRGATRDIGSALTRMCMRHRSIETKLRQFTNALLESLINPLQERIEDWKKSANQLDKDHAKEYKRARHEIKKKSSDTLKLQKKARKGKGDLQPQLDSALQDVNDMYLLLEETEKQAVRRALIEERGRFCTFIAFLQPVVNGELTMLGEITHLQGIIDDLVVLTAEPHKLPPASEQVIKDLKGSDYSWSYQTPPSSPGGSGSRKSSMCSAPSSSSGAKGGGAPWPGGAQTYSPSSTCRYRSLAQPATAAARLSSVSSHDSGFVSQDATYSKPPSPMPSDITSQKSSSSASSEASETCQSVSECSSPTSDWAKVGPHEQPSGTSLQRRKDRVEHPRDTEPGLASGGALGPSGEEAPRPRMSPATIAAKHGEEVSPAASDLAMVLTRGLSLEHQKSSRDSLQYSSGYSTQTTTPSCSEDTIPSQGSDYDCYSVNGDADGEGPAEFDKSSTIPRNSNIAQNYRRLIQTKRPASTAGLPSASGAPPGVATIRRTPSTKPAVRRALSSAGPIPIRPPIVPVKTPTVPDSPGYAGPTRAGSEECVFYSDEAASPLAADLAKASPKRLSLPNTAWASPAPEAAGYPGLAADDDDEQQQLAANRHSLVEKLGELVAGAHALGEGQFPFPTALASAAAPTETPSPPPAASGDPPAEDMLVAIRRGVRLRRTVTNDRSAPRIL; this is encoded by the exons ATGGAGACGGCGGAGAAGGAGTGCGGCGCCCTGGGCGGGCTCTTCCAGGCCATCGTCAACGACATGAAG AGCTCCTACCCCATCTGGGAGGACTTCAACTCCAAGGCCACGAAGCTGCATTCCCAGCTGAG GACCACTGTGCTGGCTGCTGTGGCCTTCTTGGatgccttccagaaagtggcaGACATGGCCACCAACAcccgag GGGCCACCCGGGACATTGGCTCGGCGCTCACGCGCATGTGCATGCGCCACCGCAGCATCGAGACCAAGCTGCGGCAGTTCACCAA CGCGCTGCTGGAGAGCCTCATCAACCCGCTGCAGGAGCGCATCGAGGACTGGAAGAAGTCGGCCAACCAGCTGGACAAGGACCACGCAAAAG AGTACAAGCGAGCCCGGCATGAGATCAAGAAAAAGTCTTCAGACACGCTGAAGCTGCAGAAGAAAGCGCGCAAAG ggaAAGGAGACCTGCAGCCTCAGCTGGACAGCGCCCTGCAGGACGTCAACGACATGTACCTGCTGCTggaggagacggagaagcaggcggTGCGCCGGGCCCTGATCGAGGAGCGCGGGCGCTTTTGCACCTTCATCGCCTTCCTGCAGCCTGTGGTG AACGGCGAGCTGACCATGCTGGGAGAGATCACGCACCTGCAGGGCATCATCGACGACCTGGTGGTGCTGACGGCCGAACCCCACAAGCTGCCCCCCGCCAGCGAGCAG GTGATCAAAGACCTGAAGGGCTCGGACTATAGCTGGTCCTACCAGACGCCCCCATCATCGCCCGGCGGCTCTGGCTCACGGAAGTCCAGCATGTGCAG TGCCCCCAGCAGCAGTAGCGGTGCCAAGGGTGGCGGAGCCCCGTGGCCTGGGGGTGCCCAAACATACTCACCCAGTTCCACCTGTCGCTACCGCAGCCTGGCCCAGCCAGCCACCGCGGCCGCCCGCCTCTCCAGCGTCTCGTCCCACGACTCTGGCTTCGTCTCCCAGGACGCCACCTACTCCAAGCCCCCCTCACCCATGCCTTCCGACATCACCAGCCAG AAGTCCTCCAGCTCTGCGTCCTCAGAGGCCTCGGAAACCTGCCAGTCCGTTAGCGAGTGCAGCTCCCCCACCTCG GACTGGGCCAAGGTGGGCCCCCACGAGCAGCCCTCGGGCACCAGCCTGCAGCGGAGAAAGGACCGAGTGGAGCACCCCCGAGACACAGAACCAGGCCTGGCCAGCGGGGGTGCCCTGGGCCCCAGCGGCGAGGAGGCACCGCGACCCCGCATGTCCCCTGCCACCATCGCAGCCAAG CACGGCGAGGAGGTGTCCCCCGCCGCCAGTGACCTGGCCATGGTGCTGACCCGCGGCCTGAGCCTGGAGCACCAGAAGAGCAGTCGGGACTCGCTGCAGTACTCCAGCGGCTACAGCACGCAGACCACCACGCCCTCGTGCTCCGAGGACACCATCCCGTCCCAAG GCTCCGACTATGACTGCTACTCCGTGAACGGGGACGCAGACGGCGAGGGCCCCGCCGAGTTCGACAAGTCATCCACCATCCCCCGCAACAGCAACATCGCCCAGAACTACCGCCGCCTGATCCAGACCAAGCGGCCGGCCTCCACCGCGGGGCTGCCCAGCGCCTCGGGCGCGCCCCCTGGCGTAGCCACCATCCGCCGCACGCCGTCCACCAAGCCCGCCGTGCGCCGCGCGCTCTCCAGCGCCGGCCCCATCCCCATCCGGCCGCCCATCGTCCCCGTGAAGACGCCCACCGTGCCCGACTCCCCCGGCTACGCGGGGCCCACGCGGGCGGGCAGCGAGGAGTGCGTCTTCTACAGCGACGAGGCCGCCTCGCCCCTGGCCGCGGACCTGGCCAAGGCCTCCCCAAAGCGGCTGAGCCTGCCCAACACGGCGTGGGCCAGCCCGGCCCCCGAGGCGGCCGGCTACCCCGGGCTGGCGGCGGACGACGACGACGAGCAGCAGCAGCTGGCCGCCAACCGCCACAGCCTGGTGGAGAAGCTCGGCGAGCTGGTGGCAGGCGCCCACGCCCTGGGCGAGGGCCAGTTCCCCTTCCCCACGGCCCTGGCCTCCGCCGCCGCCCCTACTGAGACGCCCAGCCCACCCCCTGCCGCCTCCGGCGACCCCCCGGCCGAAGACATGCTGGTGGCCATCCGCCGCGGGGTGCGGCTCCGCAGGACCGTCACCAACGACAGGTCGGCGCCCCGCATCTTGTGA
- the MTSS2 gene encoding protein MTSS 2 isoform X6, producing MSPRPLLGKGDLQPQLDSALQDVNDMYLLLEETEKQAVRRALIEERGRFCTFIAFLQPVVNGELTMLGEITHLQGIIDDLVVLTAEPHKLPPASEQVIKDLKGSDYSWSYQTPPSSPGGSGSRKSSMCSAPSSSSGAKGGGAPWPGGAQTYSPSSTCRYRSLAQPATAAARLSSVSSHDSGFVSQDATYSKPPSPMPSDITSQKSSSSASSEASETCQSVSECSSPTSDWAKVGPHEQPSGTSLQRRKDRVEHPRDTEPGLASGGALGPSGEEAPRPRMSPATIAAKHGEEVSPAASDLAMVLTRGLSLEHQKSSRDSLQYSSGYSTQTTTPSCSEDTIPSQGSDYDCYSVNGDADGEGPAEFDKSSTIPRNSNIAQNYRRLIQTKRPASTAGLPSASGAPPGVATIRRTPSTKPAVRRALSSAGPIPIRPPIVPVKTPTVPDSPGYAGPTRAGSEECVFYSDEAASPLAADLAKASPKRLSLPNTAWASPAPEAAGYPGLAADDDDEQQQLAANRHSLVEKLGELVAGAHALGEGQFPFPTALASAAAPTETPSPPPAASGDPPAEDMLVAIRRGVRLRRTVTNDRSAPRIL from the exons ATGAGTCCCCGGCCACTGCTGG ggaAAGGAGACCTGCAGCCTCAGCTGGACAGCGCCCTGCAGGACGTCAACGACATGTACCTGCTGCTggaggagacggagaagcaggcggTGCGCCGGGCCCTGATCGAGGAGCGCGGGCGCTTTTGCACCTTCATCGCCTTCCTGCAGCCTGTGGTG AACGGCGAGCTGACCATGCTGGGAGAGATCACGCACCTGCAGGGCATCATCGACGACCTGGTGGTGCTGACGGCCGAACCCCACAAGCTGCCCCCCGCCAGCGAGCAG GTGATCAAAGACCTGAAGGGCTCGGACTATAGCTGGTCCTACCAGACGCCCCCATCATCGCCCGGCGGCTCTGGCTCACGGAAGTCCAGCATGTGCAG TGCCCCCAGCAGCAGTAGCGGTGCCAAGGGTGGCGGAGCCCCGTGGCCTGGGGGTGCCCAAACATACTCACCCAGTTCCACCTGTCGCTACCGCAGCCTGGCCCAGCCAGCCACCGCGGCCGCCCGCCTCTCCAGCGTCTCGTCCCACGACTCTGGCTTCGTCTCCCAGGACGCCACCTACTCCAAGCCCCCCTCACCCATGCCTTCCGACATCACCAGCCAG AAGTCCTCCAGCTCTGCGTCCTCAGAGGCCTCGGAAACCTGCCAGTCCGTTAGCGAGTGCAGCTCCCCCACCTCG GACTGGGCCAAGGTGGGCCCCCACGAGCAGCCCTCGGGCACCAGCCTGCAGCGGAGAAAGGACCGAGTGGAGCACCCCCGAGACACAGAACCAGGCCTGGCCAGCGGGGGTGCCCTGGGCCCCAGCGGCGAGGAGGCACCGCGACCCCGCATGTCCCCTGCCACCATCGCAGCCAAG CACGGCGAGGAGGTGTCCCCCGCCGCCAGTGACCTGGCCATGGTGCTGACCCGCGGCCTGAGCCTGGAGCACCAGAAGAGCAGTCGGGACTCGCTGCAGTACTCCAGCGGCTACAGCACGCAGACCACCACGCCCTCGTGCTCCGAGGACACCATCCCGTCCCAAG GCTCCGACTATGACTGCTACTCCGTGAACGGGGACGCAGACGGCGAGGGCCCCGCCGAGTTCGACAAGTCATCCACCATCCCCCGCAACAGCAACATCGCCCAGAACTACCGCCGCCTGATCCAGACCAAGCGGCCGGCCTCCACCGCGGGGCTGCCCAGCGCCTCGGGCGCGCCCCCTGGCGTAGCCACCATCCGCCGCACGCCGTCCACCAAGCCCGCCGTGCGCCGCGCGCTCTCCAGCGCCGGCCCCATCCCCATCCGGCCGCCCATCGTCCCCGTGAAGACGCCCACCGTGCCCGACTCCCCCGGCTACGCGGGGCCCACGCGGGCGGGCAGCGAGGAGTGCGTCTTCTACAGCGACGAGGCCGCCTCGCCCCTGGCCGCGGACCTGGCCAAGGCCTCCCCAAAGCGGCTGAGCCTGCCCAACACGGCGTGGGCCAGCCCGGCCCCCGAGGCGGCCGGCTACCCCGGGCTGGCGGCGGACGACGACGACGAGCAGCAGCAGCTGGCCGCCAACCGCCACAGCCTGGTGGAGAAGCTCGGCGAGCTGGTGGCAGGCGCCCACGCCCTGGGCGAGGGCCAGTTCCCCTTCCCCACGGCCCTGGCCTCCGCCGCCGCCCCTACTGAGACGCCCAGCCCACCCCCTGCCGCCTCCGGCGACCCCCCGGCCGAAGACATGCTGGTGGCCATCCGCCGCGGGGTGCGGCTCCGCAGGACCGTCACCAACGACAGGTCGGCGCCCCGCATCTTGTGA